A stretch of the Crocinitomicaceae bacterium genome encodes the following:
- a CDS encoding gliding motility-associated C-terminal domain-containing protein has protein sequence MKTNWLNRNLLVIALLAGGAIQGFSQTTVSFPFTGAPTSWTVPNCVTSITITVAGAQGGNALDGASYTGSAGTPVLGGEGAVVTATIPVTPGDVIDINVGGQGTIGGPGYNGGGTGNFSTDGNLVNGSAGGGGSTNVNLNGSPIIIAAGGGGAGGGSYSFGAETNIGGDGGCATGQAPSPGSPWIGTGGGGGTQFAPGAGGAPWAGVPTGGFAGVGGTGGQGGIWQTAPGGGGGGGYFGGGGGGNDGCCTGANGGAGGGGGSSLVPGGAGCTQGANTGNGYVTITYTGGGSTASLSPAAICEGSTTTLSLVGSVSPFNWESSSDGGVTWTTMPGATTTPYVTGALSQDMCYRAFEPGGGCSGTSYSNVICVTVNPMPTPNAGLDDTICFPTGYVLQGTSAGGTTAWTQYTGAGATAFAPSAAVLNATATPTAAGAYQYILSESDPSGICPAGKDTVAIFFADENHTTSFTDPTCNGYADGSITITSTGNIGAINYSYDGGASYVASNTSGLTMPAGTYTVISEDYFGCSHQSVVTLTDPPLVIVSVSNDTTVCENGTATVSASATGGTTYSYHWSMTADLGAVQTVSPTVAENITVFAENEVGCVSAPLDIDITLHAPITATITVNDSICPGYDSQHTVVPAGGYMGYNYAWTANGSAIMAVNPVLDINPTSNTNYCVTVTDACESTPRVVCTATIMREVPNPIFTSDTTQGCSPTIIEFQDLTTLMAPAYVDSVTWIIEGIMYHDLVPFSHTFVNVGSYDIWFEVYTNYGCHNSITVDDYITVHPNPEAMFYANPNPTTIFNTEVDFNNLSTPGANTYYWSFTGGNPTSSMDESPTVVYPEGIANEYPVQLIVVNEFNCPDTVVGIVDVQSDILIFAPNAFTPDGDEFNETWRIYIDGIDIYDFHLTVFNRWGEIVWESYNPEGQWDGTYGSTKAKTGTYVWVIEAKDKFSDKKVEWRGHVTVLK, from the coding sequence GTTATTGATATCAACGTAGGCGGACAAGGAACAATTGGTGGCCCAGGCTACAATGGTGGTGGAACAGGTAACTTTTCAACGGATGGAAATTTAGTAAATGGTTCTGCCGGTGGTGGTGGATCAACCAATGTGAATTTAAATGGTAGCCCAATTATCATTGCTGCAGGCGGTGGTGGTGCCGGCGGAGGATCTTATTCTTTTGGTGCTGAAACCAATATTGGTGGTGACGGTGGTTGTGCAACAGGTCAGGCTCCTTCTCCAGGTTCACCTTGGATTGGAACCGGTGGTGGTGGTGGAACACAATTTGCTCCGGGTGCCGGTGGTGCTCCATGGGCTGGTGTTCCTACAGGTGGTTTTGCCGGTGTAGGCGGAACAGGTGGTCAAGGTGGAATTTGGCAAACTGCTCCTGGTGGCGGTGGCGGTGGCGGCTACTTTGGCGGTGGCGGTGGCGGTAATGATGGTTGCTGTACCGGCGCTAATGGTGGCGCAGGTGGCGGTGGCGGATCAAGTCTTGTACCTGGTGGTGCCGGATGTACGCAAGGTGCTAATACCGGAAACGGATATGTAACTATAACTTATACCGGCGGCGGATCAACTGCTTCTCTTTCTCCGGCTGCAATTTGTGAAGGCTCAACTACAACTTTATCTTTGGTTGGTTCTGTAAGTCCCTTTAACTGGGAAAGTTCTTCTGATGGTGGTGTAACTTGGACTACCATGCCGGGTGCAACAACAACTCCTTATGTTACCGGTGCACTTTCTCAAGACATGTGTTACAGAGCTTTTGAACCAGGCGGTGGATGTTCTGGTACATCATATTCTAACGTTATTTGTGTTACTGTAAATCCAATGCCTACACCTAACGCCGGTTTGGATGATACTATTTGTTTTCCTACCGGTTATGTTCTGCAAGGAACTTCAGCTGGTGGTACAACTGCATGGACTCAATATACAGGTGCTGGTGCAACTGCATTTGCTCCTAGTGCAGCGGTATTGAATGCCACAGCTACTCCAACTGCTGCGGGTGCGTATCAATATATTTTATCTGAATCTGACCCAAGCGGTATTTGTCCGGCAGGTAAAGATACTGTAGCAATTTTCTTTGCAGATGAAAATCATACAACATCTTTCACTGACCCAACATGTAACGGATACGCTGATGGATCAATCACCATTACATCTACCGGAAATATCGGTGCAATTAATTATAGTTATGACGGCGGAGCTTCTTACGTTGCATCTAATACATCTGGCTTGACAATGCCTGCCGGAACTTATACCGTTATCTCAGAAGATTATTTCGGATGTTCACATCAAAGTGTTGTGACTTTAACTGATCCTCCATTGGTGATTGTTTCTGTTTCTAACGATACTACGGTTTGTGAAAATGGTACAGCAACTGTTTCTGCAAGTGCTACCGGTGGAACAACTTATTCATATCATTGGTCAATGACTGCTGACCTCGGAGCAGTTCAAACAGTGAGCCCTACCGTTGCTGAAAATATTACCGTGTTTGCTGAAAATGAAGTGGGCTGCGTATCTGCTCCTTTGGATATTGACATTACACTGCATGCTCCAATCACAGCAACAATTACGGTGAATGATAGTATTTGTCCGGGTTATGATTCTCAGCATACTGTTGTGCCTGCCGGTGGATACATGGGATACAACTATGCATGGACAGCAAATGGATCAGCCATCATGGCGGTGAATCCTGTGCTTGATATTAACCCAACTTCAAATACAAATTATTGTGTAACGGTTACTGATGCCTGTGAAAGTACTCCACGTGTTGTGTGCACGGCTACTATTATGCGTGAAGTTCCAAATCCAATTTTTACTTCTGATACTACGCAAGGTTGTTCACCAACTATTATTGAATTCCAAGATTTGACAACTTTGATGGCTCCTGCCTATGTTGATTCAGTTACTTGGATCATTGAAGGAATTATGTACCATGATCTGGTACCATTCAGTCATACGTTTGTAAATGTGGGTTCTTATGATATTTGGTTTGAGGTTTATACCAACTACGGTTGTCATAATTCTATTACTGTGGATGATTATATTACAGTACATCCTAACCCTGAAGCAATGTTCTATGCTAACCCAAATCCAACAACCATCTTCAATACAGAAGTAGATTTCAATAATTTGTCAACTCCTGGCGCTAATACCTATTACTGGTCTTTCACCGGTGGAAATCCAACTAGTTCAATGGATGAAAGTCCAACCGTTGTTTACCCGGAAGGTATAGCCAATGAATATCCGGTTCAGCTGATTGTGGTGAATGAATTTAACTGCCCAGATACCGTTGTAGGAATTGTAGACGTACAAAGTGATATCCTCATTTTTGCTCCAAACGCTTTCACACCAGATGGTGATGAATTCAATGAGACATGGAGAATTTATATTGATGGTATTGATATCTATGATTTCCACCTGACAGTATTTAATCGCTGGGGTGAAATTGTTTGGGAATCATACAACCCTGAAGGACAGTGGGACGGAACATACGGTTCTACAAAGGCAAAAACAGGCACCTATGTGTGGGTGATTGAAGCAAAAGATAAATTCTCTGATAAAAAAGTTGAATGGCGCGGACACGTTACCGTTCTGAAATAA
- the rfbB gene encoding dTDP-glucose 4,6-dehydratase, with product MQFEKNVLITGGAGFIGSHVVRLFVNKYPQYKIFNLDKLTYAGNLDNLRDVEKKSNYEFIKADIQDKDKLVQIFEQRKITHVVHLAAESHVDRSISGPVEFIMTNIVGTVNLLEAARSFWKDGDHIFYHVSTDEVYGSLGAEGFFTEETAYDPRSPYSASKASSDHLVRAYFHTYKLPIKISNCSNNYGGHHFPEKLIPLMINNIQHNKPLPVYGKGENVRDWLWVEDHARAIDLIFHHGKVGESYNVGGHNEWKNIDLVKFLCRLMDRKLNRAEGTSEKLITYVTDRAGHDLRYAIDASKIEKELGWKPTIQFEEGLEKTVDWYLENQAWIQNVTSGAYQKYYQQHYENR from the coding sequence ATGCAGTTTGAAAAAAATGTTTTAATTACGGGCGGCGCAGGATTTATTGGTTCACATGTGGTGCGCCTATTTGTAAATAAATATCCGCAGTATAAAATTTTCAATCTTGATAAATTAACCTATGCCGGCAATCTTGACAACCTGCGTGATGTTGAGAAAAAATCAAACTATGAATTTATCAAAGCAGACATTCAAGACAAAGACAAATTAGTTCAAATTTTTGAGCAAAGAAAAATCACACACGTAGTTCATCTTGCTGCAGAATCTCATGTTGACAGATCAATCAGCGGCCCCGTAGAATTTATCATGACCAATATTGTTGGTACCGTAAATTTGCTTGAGGCAGCAAGAAGTTTTTGGAAAGATGGTGACCATATTTTTTATCATGTTTCAACCGATGAAGTATATGGTTCGCTTGGTGCTGAAGGATTTTTCACGGAAGAAACCGCGTATGATCCACGCAGCCCCTACTCAGCATCCAAGGCAAGTTCAGACCACCTGGTGAGAGCGTATTTTCACACCTACAAATTGCCGATTAAAATTTCAAATTGCTCTAATAATTATGGGGGTCATCATTTTCCTGAAAAATTGATTCCGTTGATGATTAATAATATTCAGCACAATAAACCATTACCGGTTTATGGTAAAGGAGAAAATGTGCGTGATTGGTTGTGGGTTGAAGATCACGCGCGGGCAATTGATTTGATTTTTCATCACGGTAAAGTAGGGGAATCATACAACGTAGGCGGACATAATGAATGGAAAAACATTGATTTGGTAAAATTTTTATGTCGCCTCATGGATCGGAAATTGAATCGCGCCGAAGGCACTTCGGAAAAATTGATCACGTATGTAACAGATCGCGCAGGGCATGATTTGCGTTATGCTATTGATGCTTCCAAAATTGAAAAAGAATTAGGATGGAAACCAACCATTCAATTTGAAGAAGGATTAGAAAAAACAGTTGACTGGTATTTAGAAAATCAAGCTTGGATTCAGAATGTCACTTCAGGCGCCTATCAAAAATATTATCAGCAACATTATGAGAATCGTTGA
- a CDS encoding leucine-rich repeat domain-containing protein, with the protein MKICKTIILLVCFHSFSFATRVTDLKDIQGKEGSITEIDLSYQGLTVFPSEILLCSNLQVLNLSNNGIMKLPAGLAQLKNLKYLDLSSNQGLSASDLNEVFETATFNLSHLDLSSCGLLNLPENLGKQKNLTTCLLSNNRLTNLPYSMMELSNLKTIDISQNELHEMGWVTGYWWSLKKIYLDGNTAVKTSAVLFTLSFFDKLDELTISHVDYFPKDFSLLNTHKLTVKNSTIREFPRAINSTPIQHLVFDACIFEKPDVLVDLLNTYSNPGQIEFHNIPADQLVPFLDLKTDSITLVNCGTFSLAPLAKNKSVKFIDLRNNPLPRNEVDAFAESRPDIELLSREPITPNVGISPPFEQFVEAPQQTTFVAGKDIEVDLGIMDLKIPANALVDQNGNYYTGEVQMEYQTYSNPAEIFFSGITMTATEDGETMLFSSGGMFSIEATDNQGNPLFINPEQPIEVNMNSMSANPGMSLYQLDENGVWQLKGENEVVQPFKYDQEKLDSILAIDFKEFVFSQIQFQTDRFIPVVKWDHNYESFSITFRKFSSSKHKSNDNNEDYMRVFEPDYVGNFFGSQKLIFEGDSAKYYFNFLDSLNEFCEDKYERLRIPKTKIYRRAGPNYLANIELIPDHENDRFLMSFLFKDTVISLPVNTYPKELTSSQKMNESKLFYKRFLRHWKLSRRLRAKNRNRLKSEITRRANELKKRAIEEEKARQELRATEADYLNSYAGEGSVVRAFQIDGFGVWNCDIRSRMLSPTNLRREFITKSAGDLMQADSKEIIIIDHDKNSVINFPPGSEAFFDKGSKTTIAVMLSSVLVGIYHSWINRRDNGICEIELLNIENMNKSSFANFLIHAE; encoded by the coding sequence ATGAAAATATGTAAAACCATTATTCTGCTCGTTTGCTTTCATTCTTTCTCATTTGCAACGCGGGTAACTGATTTAAAAGACATTCAAGGCAAAGAAGGCAGCATTACTGAAATAGATTTAAGCTACCAAGGACTCACAGTGTTTCCGTCAGAAATTTTATTGTGCAGCAATTTGCAGGTGCTAAACTTATCTAACAACGGAATCATGAAATTGCCCGCAGGTTTAGCTCAATTAAAAAATTTAAAGTATTTAGACTTATCCTCAAATCAGGGATTAAGCGCAAGTGATTTGAACGAAGTTTTTGAAACAGCAACATTCAATCTTTCTCATCTTGATTTATCATCATGTGGTTTATTGAATTTGCCTGAAAATTTAGGGAAACAAAAAAATCTGACCACCTGTTTGCTTTCAAACAACCGGCTCACCAATCTCCCCTACTCCATGATGGAACTTTCAAATTTGAAAACCATTGATATTTCACAAAATGAACTGCATGAAATGGGATGGGTGACAGGATACTGGTGGTCATTAAAAAAAATATATTTGGATGGTAATACTGCAGTTAAAACTTCTGCCGTATTATTCACCTTGAGTTTCTTTGATAAACTGGATGAACTTACAATAAGTCATGTGGATTATTTTCCAAAAGATTTCAGCCTGTTGAACACACATAAACTCACAGTAAAAAATTCTACTATTCGTGAATTTCCAAGAGCAATAAATTCTACACCCATTCAGCATCTTGTATTTGACGCCTGTATTTTTGAAAAGCCAGACGTATTAGTAGATTTATTGAATACATATTCTAATCCCGGGCAAATTGAATTTCATAATATTCCGGCAGACCAGCTGGTTCCATTTTTAGATTTGAAAACAGATAGCATCACGCTGGTGAATTGCGGCACATTCAGTTTGGCTCCGCTTGCAAAAAATAAATCTGTAAAATTTATTGATTTAAGAAATAATCCCTTGCCGCGTAATGAGGTAGATGCTTTTGCTGAATCACGACCTGATATTGAACTGTTGAGCAGAGAACCCATTACACCAAATGTTGGCATTAGTCCACCGTTTGAACAATTTGTTGAAGCACCGCAGCAAACAACCTTTGTAGCCGGCAAAGACATAGAAGTTGATTTGGGAATTATGGATTTGAAAATACCTGCCAATGCACTAGTTGATCAAAATGGAAATTATTATACCGGTGAAGTGCAGATGGAGTATCAAACCTATTCAAATCCAGCTGAAATATTTTTCTCAGGTATTACCATGACTGCAACAGAAGATGGAGAAACGATGCTATTCTCATCCGGAGGCATGTTCAGTATTGAGGCAACAGACAATCAGGGGAACCCTCTTTTTATAAATCCTGAGCAACCCATTGAAGTAAACATGAACAGCATGAGCGCAAATCCGGGCATGAGTTTGTATCAATTAGATGAAAACGGAGTGTGGCAATTAAAAGGTGAAAATGAAGTGGTGCAGCCGTTCAAATATGATCAGGAAAAACTTGATTCCATTCTTGCCATTGATTTTAAAGAGTTTGTTTTTTCGCAGATACAGTTTCAAACTGACCGGTTTATTCCGGTGGTAAAATGGGATCATAATTACGAGAGTTTCAGTATTACTTTCAGAAAATTTTCATCTTCAAAACATAAATCCAACGATAACAATGAAGATTATATGCGCGTATTTGAACCTGATTACGTAGGTAACTTTTTTGGTTCGCAAAAATTGATATTTGAAGGTGACAGTGCAAAATATTATTTCAACTTCTTAGATAGTTTGAATGAATTTTGTGAAGACAAATATGAACGCTTGCGTATTCCTAAAACAAAGATTTATCGTCGTGCCGGTCCAAATTATCTGGCCAATATTGAATTAATTCCCGACCATGAAAATGACCGGTTTTTAATGAGTTTTTTATTTAAAGACACCGTTATATCACTGCCTGTAAACACGTATCCAAAAGAATTGACATCGAGTCAAAAAATGAACGAATCAAAATTGTTTTATAAGAGATTTCTTCGTCACTGGAAACTATCACGCCGCTTGCGGGCCAAAAACAGAAACCGGTTGAAATCAGAAATTACCAGACGAGCAAACGAGTTAAAAAAACGAGCTATTGAAGAAGAAAAAGCAAGACAAGAATTGAGAGCAACAGAAGCCGATTACCTCAACTCATACGCCGGAGAAGGCAGTGTTGTCAGAGCTTTTCAAATAGATGGCTTTGGAGTATGGAATTGCGATATTCGATCGCGTATGTTGAGTCCTACAAACCTTCGTCGTGAATTTATTACCAAATCTGCCGGAGATTTGATGCAAGCCGATTCAAAAGAAATTATCATCATAGATCACGACAAAAATTCAGTCATAAATTTTCCGCCGGGGTCTGAAGCGTTTTTTGACAAAGGATCAAAAACAACTATTGCGGTTATGCTTTCATCGGTATTGGTTGGCATCTATCACAGTTGGATTAACCGACGTGACAATGGTATCTGTGAAATTGAATTATTGAATATTGAAAACATGAATAAATCAAGTTTTGCCAACTTTCTTATCCATGCGGAGTAG